The stretch of DNA CCCCTTCTACGATTTGCCAATTGCATAACGACAACATCATGTATAAGGTGCTCTTTTATTTTTGTATTAAAAATATCTTCTTTTACAGAAGCACTTTTTTTAATATTATTTTTTGTATCAACAATATCCAGATTTATCATTTTACTATTAGTTAATCTATATAATTACTTTATAATTACTTTTTTTCCGCTTTCTTCTTTTTCTTGCTCTTTTTTATAAAGAGCAACCGACCTTTACTTCCAGGAAGGGAACCTTTAACTAAAAGAACATTCTGTTCTTTTATAATACGAATAACCCTTAAGTTTTGAACGGTAACCCTTTCACTACCCATATGTCCAGGGAGTTTCGTACCTTTAAAAACACGAGATGGATCAGCTGATGCACCTATAGAACCAGGATGTCTGAAATATTCATGGGACCCATGAGTTGCAGATGAAGTTCCTGAAAACCCATGTCTTTTCATTACACCAGCAAATCCTTTCCCTTTCGAAATACCGGCAACATCTACATAATCTCCAGGATTAAAGATATCTACCGCAACCTCCTGTCCTGTTTGTATATCCTCAACACTGTCCACCCTTATTTCTCTTAGGTACCTCGTAGGTTTTATACTAGATTTATCAAAATGGCCCTTTATAGGCTTTTTAACTCTTTTTTCAGGAATTTCCTGAAACCCCAGTTGTACAGCATTATACCCGTCTCTTTCCTTTGATTTTACCTGAACAACCTTACATATTCCTGCCTCAATTACGGTAACAGGAATAATATTCCCCTCATCCGAAAATATCTGAGTCATACCTATCTT from Nitrospinota bacterium encodes:
- the rplC gene encoding 50S ribosomal protein L3 produces the protein MIDGLLGKKIGMTQIFSDEGNIIPVTVIEAGICKVVQVKSKERDGYNAVQLGFQEIPEKRVKKPIKGHFDKSSIKPTRYLREIRVDSVEDIQTGQEVAVDIFNPGDYVDVAGISKGKGFAGVMKRHGFSGTSSATHGSHEYFRHPGSIGASADPSRVFKGTKLPGHMGSERVTVQNLRVIRIIKEQNVLLVKGSLPGSKGRLLFIKKSKKKKKAEKK